A portion of the Candidatus Pristimantibacillus lignocellulolyticus genome contains these proteins:
- a CDS encoding carbohydrate ABC transporter permease: MFSKQQTFGEKVTYVLLLIALILITLACLAPIWHMVAISLSDNSAVSAGQVTFIPVGFTLTPYEFILQDQRFFQAFGVSVQRVLLGGAINFIMTILAAYPLSKETSEFPARNKIMWIFIFTMMFNGGLIPWYMTIKMTGVMDSIWALVLPGAVPVFNVVLLMNFFRAIPKEVGEAAKIDGAGIFTTMWKVYIPMSMASIATVTLFSIVHHWNAFFDGMILINTPSGQPLQTYIRSLVVLPALADMSSGSLEDLMKLSEKTFNAAKIVVTMIPILLVYPFLQRYFVTGITLGSVKE, encoded by the coding sequence ATGTTTAGCAAGCAACAAACTTTTGGTGAGAAAGTAACATATGTGCTTCTTCTCATCGCTCTAATACTAATTACATTGGCTTGTTTGGCACCAATATGGCATATGGTTGCCATATCACTTAGTGATAATTCTGCCGTTTCAGCAGGGCAAGTAACATTTATTCCAGTTGGATTTACATTAACACCTTATGAATTTATTTTACAAGATCAGAGATTCTTCCAAGCGTTTGGTGTTTCGGTACAACGTGTATTGCTAGGTGGAGCTATTAACTTTATAATGACAATTCTAGCAGCATACCCTCTATCGAAAGAAACATCAGAGTTTCCTGCTCGTAATAAAATAATGTGGATATTTATATTTACAATGATGTTCAACGGAGGTTTAATTCCGTGGTATATGACTATTAAAATGACGGGTGTTATGGATAGTATTTGGGCACTTGTATTACCGGGAGCAGTACCTGTATTCAACGTGGTATTGCTTATGAACTTCTTCCGTGCTATACCTAAGGAAGTTGGAGAAGCTGCCAAAATCGATGGTGCAGGAATATTCACTACGATGTGGAAAGTATATATTCCGATGTCCATGGCATCAATTGCTACGGTTACGTTGTTTAGTATTGTTCATCATTGGAATGCGTTCTTTGATGGTATGATTCTAATTAATACACCGTCTGGCCAACCTTTACAAACTTATATTCGATCATTGGTGGTTTTACCAGCTTTAGCAGATATGAGTTCTGGAAGCCTAGAGGATCTTATGAAATTATCTGAGAAAACCTTTAATGCAGCCAAAATTGTAGTAACAATGATTCCAATTCTACTTGTATATCCATTCCTTCAAAGATACTTTGTTACTGGTATTACATTAGGTTCTGTGAAGGAATAA
- a CDS encoding glycosyltransferase family 4 protein, protein MSNKKSFYLLAPYMADNHLTKDIGIIPYIMQKYVGYKAVFATYKPPNGNVTWPTLQLYSEDIEIDYIEPSFEYHPEHVMDTVFSNNVYDCGNDLEQYIESNASKINVLFIFGFYQFYYNAINKYKELNPTGKVYLKLDANIIWINNTILTDEFTKFLGNCDIISSETMVEYISQKWSVPIHYIPNGYYSLGNAENGLDKIFAFEEKEDIIFTAARLGHPAKATDVLLEGFRLAVPHIPSSWRLVLAGSVEESFKPYIEKFAQENPELNERIVFLGFTSDREILNDWFIKAKIFVFPSAYEGYANVLSEAKVHGCYLIGSDIESNRDAASKHELRLNFIDDQYKLQNRYLEYGSLHTVGLSYELALRMIETCNDQTRLETVCYSTQRDASEHFDWVKLCKKIDSLLQETTPTLINNNLIY, encoded by the coding sequence ATGAGTAATAAAAAATCATTTTACTTACTAGCACCTTATATGGCAGATAATCATCTAACGAAAGATATAGGAATTATTCCTTACATCATGCAAAAGTATGTAGGGTATAAGGCAGTATTCGCCACATATAAACCACCTAATGGCAATGTTACTTGGCCTACGTTACAGTTGTATTCTGAGGATATTGAAATTGATTATATCGAACCGAGTTTCGAGTACCATCCAGAACATGTTATGGATACTGTTTTCTCAAATAACGTTTACGATTGTGGTAATGATTTGGAGCAATATATTGAAAGTAACGCATCAAAAATAAATGTGTTATTTATATTTGGGTTTTATCAATTTTATTATAATGCTATTAATAAGTACAAAGAATTGAATCCAACAGGTAAAGTTTACTTGAAGCTTGATGCAAATATCATTTGGATTAACAATACGATACTAACGGATGAGTTTACCAAGTTTCTGGGGAATTGTGATATCATTTCGAGTGAAACAATGGTGGAATATATTAGCCAAAAATGGTCAGTACCTATTCACTATATACCTAACGGATATTATTCATTGGGTAATGCTGAGAATGGTTTAGATAAAATATTTGCTTTCGAGGAAAAGGAAGATATTATTTTTACTGCTGCCAGGTTAGGACATCCGGCGAAAGCGACGGATGTATTGCTAGAAGGATTCAGATTAGCAGTCCCTCACATACCTAGTAGTTGGAGGCTCGTTCTTGCAGGCAGCGTTGAAGAATCATTTAAGCCTTATATTGAAAAGTTTGCTCAAGAAAACCCTGAATTAAATGAAAGAATTGTTTTTTTAGGTTTTACGAGTGATAGGGAAATACTTAATGATTGGTTCATAAAAGCGAAAATATTTGTTTTTCCTTCAGCCTATGAAGGATATGCCAATGTTTTGTCTGAAGCAAAAGTTCATGGTTGCTATTTAATTGGTTCAGATATTGAATCCAATCGAGATGCAGCCTCGAAACATGAATTAAGATTAAACTTCATTGATGATCAGTATAAGTTGCAAAATCGATATTTAGAGTATGGTTCTTTGCATACGGTTGGTCTTAGCTATGAGTTAGCGCTTAGAATGATCGAGACATGCAATGATCAAACGCGATTAGAAACAGTCTGCTATAGTACACAGCGGGATGCTAGCGAACATTTTGACTGGGTTAAGTTGTGCAAGAAGATAGATTCACTACTTCAAGAGACTACACCTACATTGATAAACAATAACTTAATATATTAA
- a CDS encoding response regulator: MIKACIVDDEKLVRKGIITIMPWDKFSIEVIAEASNGVRALEIMSEQPIDLLFTDLNMPEMDGMQLIREVKEKYSNVQIVILTCHPEFEYVQEALRLGAIDYILKTQLENDVMEDMLQQIVTRYYERLSTISQSKPMELNTVYRGKYPEEIVQSIKKTVNYMQEQHEMNFTQEHIAKVANMSRGYFSQCFKDIMGTSFHKYLKNMRLMRSKQLLLSTNRPIYDIAQQTGFKDEKYFSRQFLLEVGMLPSDFRNQDPMNL; this comes from the coding sequence ATGATTAAAGCATGTATTGTTGACGATGAAAAATTAGTGCGTAAAGGTATTATCACGATTATGCCTTGGGATAAGTTTTCGATTGAGGTCATAGCAGAGGCATCTAATGGGGTACGTGCTTTAGAGATTATGTCTGAACAACCGATAGATTTACTATTTACAGATTTGAACATGCCGGAGATGGACGGCATGCAACTTATACGTGAAGTAAAGGAAAAGTATTCTAATGTGCAAATTGTTATTCTTACTTGCCATCCAGAATTCGAATACGTGCAGGAGGCTCTGAGACTCGGAGCTATCGATTATATTTTAAAAACACAGTTGGAAAATGACGTGATGGAGGATATGCTTCAACAAATTGTCACTCGCTATTATGAGCGCCTTTCCACTATATCTCAATCTAAACCTATGGAGCTAAACACTGTGTACAGAGGGAAGTATCCTGAAGAAATTGTACAATCAATTAAGAAAACCGTTAACTACATGCAGGAGCAGCATGAGATGAATTTTACACAGGAACACATCGCAAAGGTTGCAAATATGAGTAGAGGATATTTCAGTCAATGCTTTAAGGATATTATGGGGACGAGCTTTCATAAGTATTTAAAAAATATGCGTTTAATGAGGTCGAAACAATTACTATTAAGTACGAATCGCCCCATATATGATATTGCTCAGCAAACTGGATTTAAGGATGAGAAGTACTTCAGTCGTCAGTTTTTATTAGAGGTAGGTATGCTACCCTCTGATTTTCGTAATCAAGATCCAATGAACCTATGA
- a CDS encoding histidine kinase has product MSYRLFTSSLKSRLYTLMIICSTIPIILIGSLSMYSISSILDNKIDKGLMNHLDQVRGNLITMLNNLEYSSQQFTINGLIGSDLANWLEIEDLHDSLTLSSDIQKKINLFNFTNPTVGLTMYYNRDSESVVMSNQLVKEFKLNDLTKLTNISGASYYGPHYSNYKYSNTNMVISIIRKFDIGLHTPQTSNIEIYVETNFKVFEKILNSAQYGMGAFHVLVDKQGYVAYSQNNDLLPIGSLYDSEGLEQYVAFEDMDQKDLRLVVFVDRSDYNSEFNKWIGSFIIVIILSITASILIAITIRNYVYRPLINIKKGMYLVSANNFNTRLEHSGLLEFDYLIDQFNNMGFKIQELIKQLEVEEKMKRETEVAKLMAQINPHFLYNTLNTVQWLARMNGQKEIDQFIVSFTKVLSYNLGKDGIIVTVNQELEALKDYIALQQVRYDHQYDIRLHVDEAMLDVEVPRFLMQPLVENSLYHGLGDVGGMIEVIIEQKNHDRLNIIVRDNGAGIDQQKIDQLLSDGVNKTGFGIGLNYVYKTVKSNYGAQGELIITSKKGEGTSIQVTLPLNKEGTHHD; this is encoded by the coding sequence ATGAGCTATAGATTATTCACTTCATCATTAAAATCTCGATTATATACGCTAATGATTATTTGCTCCACCATTCCAATCATTTTAATTGGTAGTCTTTCTATGTATTCCATTTCATCTATTTTGGACAATAAAATTGACAAGGGATTAATGAACCATTTAGACCAAGTTAGAGGAAACTTGATTACAATGCTGAACAATTTGGAGTACTCGTCACAGCAGTTTACGATTAATGGTTTAATTGGGAGCGATCTTGCTAATTGGCTTGAAATAGAAGATTTACATGATTCCTTAACATTAAGTAGTGATATCCAAAAAAAAATAAATTTATTTAATTTCACCAATCCTACTGTTGGACTTACGATGTATTACAATCGAGATTCTGAAAGCGTTGTCATGTCCAATCAACTTGTAAAAGAATTCAAACTGAATGATTTGACAAAGTTAACGAATATTTCCGGAGCAAGTTATTATGGCCCACACTATTCTAACTATAAGTATAGTAATACGAATATGGTGATATCCATTATTCGAAAATTTGATATAGGATTACATACTCCTCAAACTTCGAATATAGAGATATACGTTGAAACTAATTTTAAAGTATTTGAAAAGATATTGAATTCAGCGCAGTATGGCATGGGGGCTTTTCACGTACTTGTTGACAAACAGGGTTATGTTGCCTATTCGCAAAATAATGATTTACTACCCATTGGTAGTCTATATGATAGTGAAGGGCTTGAACAATACGTAGCATTTGAGGATATGGATCAAAAGGATCTAAGATTAGTCGTTTTTGTAGATCGATCTGATTATAATAGTGAGTTTAATAAATGGATCGGGTCCTTTATCATTGTTATTATTCTTTCTATTACGGCAAGTATTCTTATTGCTATTACGATTCGTAATTATGTATATCGTCCGCTTATTAATATAAAAAAAGGAATGTACCTAGTATCGGCTAACAATTTTAATACGAGGCTAGAGCATAGTGGGTTATTAGAATTTGATTATTTAATTGACCAATTTAATAATATGGGCTTTAAAATTCAAGAGCTAATTAAACAACTTGAAGTAGAAGAGAAAATGAAGAGGGAAACAGAGGTTGCCAAGTTAATGGCCCAGATTAATCCTCACTTTTTGTACAATACACTTAATACGGTACAGTGGCTAGCTCGAATGAATGGACAGAAGGAGATTGATCAATTTATCGTTAGTTTTACTAAAGTACTTAGTTATAATTTGGGCAAGGATGGAATTATTGTCACTGTAAATCAAGAGCTGGAAGCTTTAAAGGATTATATTGCTCTTCAGCAAGTTCGATATGACCATCAGTATGATATTCGTCTACATGTGGATGAAGCGATGCTAGATGTTGAAGTTCCACGTTTCCTTATGCAGCCTTTAGTAGAAAATTCTCTATATCATGGTCTTGGTGATGTTGGAGGGATGATTGAGGTTATTATTGAACAAAAAAACCACGATAGATTGAATATTATCGTTCGGGATAATGGGGCTGGTATTGATCAGCAGAAAATCGATCAGTTACTTTCCGATGGAGTCAATAAGACAGGGTTTGGCATAGGTCTTAACTATGTATACAAAACAGTGAAAAGTAATTATGGCGCACAAGGAGAGTTAATTATTACGAGTAAGAAGGGTGAAGGTACATCTATTCAAGTCACATTGCCATTGAACAAGGAGGGAACACATCATGATTAA
- a CDS encoding ABC transporter permease subunit, with product MRTSRNVWGYYLMLTPPILLVLIYEIFPLFGLIIAFQDFVPGKGMFGSTFVGLDNFIYMFQLKESSQIFYNTIFIAVSKIVLNLIVPLIFALMLNEVLQNTLKRWIQTIVYLPHFMSWVILAGVLTNLLASDGIFNNIITALGFESIFFLGSNTWFPIVIIGSDVWKEFGFNAVIFLAALTAINPSLYEAAKIDGASKFHQLRYVTLPGIAPTIVLLACLGVGKIMNAGFEQIFNLYNPAVYASGDIIDTYVYRIGLTQHQYGLATAVGTLKSVVGFILVVLSWKLADKWANYRIF from the coding sequence ATGAGAACATCACGAAATGTATGGGGCTATTATTTAATGCTTACTCCACCGATATTGCTAGTGCTAATTTATGAGATATTCCCTTTGTTCGGCTTAATCATTGCCTTTCAGGATTTTGTGCCGGGCAAGGGAATGTTTGGCTCTACCTTTGTCGGTTTGGACAATTTTATTTACATGTTCCAGTTAAAGGAAAGTTCCCAAATCTTTTACAATACAATCTTTATTGCTGTGAGTAAAATTGTATTGAATTTGATTGTACCGTTAATCTTTGCGTTAATGTTGAATGAAGTTTTACAAAACACGTTAAAACGTTGGATTCAAACCATTGTTTATTTGCCACATTTTATGTCGTGGGTAATATTAGCGGGCGTCCTAACTAATCTATTAGCTTCGGACGGGATTTTCAACAATATTATTACAGCACTTGGTTTTGAATCTATTTTCTTCTTAGGAAGTAATACATGGTTTCCAATCGTAATTATTGGAAGTGATGTATGGAAGGAATTTGGATTTAATGCGGTTATTTTCTTGGCAGCACTAACAGCTATTAATCCAAGTTTGTATGAGGCGGCTAAAATTGATGGTGCGTCTAAATTCCATCAACTACGCTACGTAACTTTACCTGGTATTGCTCCTACGATTGTACTATTAGCTTGTCTAGGTGTAGGTAAAATCATGAATGCAGGCTTTGAACAAATCTTTAACCTATATAATCCAGCGGTATACGCTTCAGGTGACATTATTGACACTTATGTATACAGAATTGGTCTTACTCAACATCAATATGGTTTGGCTACTGCCGTAGGAACTTTGAAGTCAGTTGTAGGATTCATCTTAGTTGTACTTTCTTGGAAGCTGGCAGACAAATGGGCCAATTACCGTATCTTTTGA
- a CDS encoding extracellular solute-binding protein yields the protein MVFGTKMKAVLLIAMCTTLVACSSGGNGKGNKEVVEKTPVVAADPFGRFEETITVSLGKAMSVDIELPPGDTQENNEYVRFIEEELNVKFNYDWQTADGDPYKQKMDLVIVSESVPDVMLVDEAQLKLLVDADLIADLTDVYEANISPELREVFESTKELSLASATFDGKLMAVPNSSPGADAMNTLFIRKDWLDAVGLPVPKTLEDIEVAARAFIDNNLGGGNNQTIGLVGQQDIVNIGNSIFGFDTIFSYFDAYPELWVKNDDGTVEYGSIQPETKVALAKLRDMYANGVIHREFVAETGSSGREKIISGRAGMFFGPFWMPSWIMIDNLKLDPKAEWVTVAVPLDKEGKFKTHTMSPTSSYLAVSKKMANPEAVIRILNHEYIIDQTRGNEFYIDQNVRYNRVNLPFGHMMAPFDEKEIAVVKVDEVLAGTREYDTLLAHEKIQYDRIVYNNENPKKDLLAWASSITVDTTRGMIQSNVEKVTGAFYGKTTTMNRKWVNLKKLEDETFIQIIMGDKPIDAFDQFVADWKKQGGDEITSEVNEAVK from the coding sequence ATGGTATTTGGAACAAAAATGAAAGCGGTTTTATTAATTGCTATGTGTACAACGTTAGTAGCTTGTTCAAGCGGTGGGAATGGTAAGGGAAACAAAGAGGTAGTTGAAAAAACTCCCGTTGTAGCAGCTGATCCATTTGGTCGCTTTGAAGAGACAATAACTGTAAGTCTAGGTAAGGCAATGTCTGTAGATATTGAATTGCCACCTGGTGATACTCAAGAGAACAATGAATATGTTCGATTTATAGAGGAAGAGCTTAACGTAAAGTTTAATTATGATTGGCAAACAGCAGATGGTGATCCTTACAAACAGAAAATGGATCTCGTTATCGTAAGTGAATCCGTTCCAGATGTTATGCTCGTTGACGAAGCACAATTGAAACTTCTTGTTGACGCAGATCTAATTGCAGATCTGACGGACGTATATGAGGCTAATATATCTCCTGAACTTAGAGAAGTTTTCGAATCAACAAAGGAACTAAGTTTAGCATCTGCCACGTTTGACGGTAAATTGATGGCTGTACCTAACTCATCTCCAGGTGCTGACGCTATGAATACATTGTTCATACGTAAAGACTGGCTAGATGCAGTAGGTCTTCCAGTTCCAAAAACATTGGAAGACATTGAAGTGGCAGCGAGAGCATTTATTGATAACAACTTAGGTGGCGGCAACAATCAAACGATTGGTCTAGTTGGCCAACAAGATATTGTTAATATAGGCAACAGTATATTTGGTTTTGATACGATATTCAGTTACTTTGATGCTTATCCGGAACTATGGGTTAAAAATGACGATGGTACTGTAGAATATGGCTCAATCCAGCCTGAGACGAAGGTAGCACTTGCTAAACTTCGCGATATGTATGCTAATGGGGTTATTCATAGAGAGTTTGTTGCTGAAACTGGCTCAAGTGGTCGTGAAAAGATTATTTCTGGTCGTGCGGGTATGTTCTTCGGACCATTCTGGATGCCATCATGGATTATGATCGATAACCTTAAGCTTGATCCGAAGGCAGAGTGGGTAACAGTAGCTGTTCCACTAGACAAAGAAGGTAAATTTAAAACGCACACGATGTCTCCGACATCCAGCTATCTTGCTGTCAGCAAAAAGATGGCTAACCCAGAAGCAGTTATCCGAATTTTGAACCATGAATACATTATTGACCAAACTCGTGGAAATGAATTTTACATTGATCAAAACGTGAGATACAACCGTGTTAATCTACCATTCGGTCATATGATGGCTCCATTCGATGAGAAGGAAATTGCGGTTGTTAAAGTAGATGAAGTACTTGCTGGTACTAGAGAATACGATACTTTACTAGCTCATGAGAAGATTCAATATGATCGCATCGTATACAACAATGAAAACCCTAAGAAAGATCTGCTTGCGTGGGCAAGCTCGATAACTGTGGATACAACTAGAGGGATGATTCAAAGCAACGTTGAGAAAGTAACAGGTGCTTTCTATGGGAAAACAACTACGATGAACCGTAAATGGGTTAACCTGAAAAAGCTTGAAGACGAAACGTTTATTCAAATTATTATGGGTGACAAACCAATCGATGCTTTTGATCAATTCGTAGCGGATTGGAAGAAACAAGGCGGAGATGAAATTACTAGCGAGGTAAATGAAGCAGTTAAGTAA
- a CDS encoding dihydrofolate reductase family protein, with amino-acid sequence MNMNNNKVVLYIATSLDGYIARRDGSVDWLDHVEVGEGDGGYSEFYSTVGTIVMGRMTYDEVLILADVFPYADKPCYVLSRSKQASTAHVTFTDESINTLIPRLKGDSKGDIWLVGGGQLAAAFLQEGLLDELHIAIIPTILGEGIPLFQAGVAPTNLHLMKVDKFEQMVSLIYKVNNN; translated from the coding sequence ATGAATATGAACAATAATAAAGTCGTGCTTTATATTGCGACAAGTTTAGATGGTTATATCGCTAGACGAGATGGTTCGGTTGATTGGCTTGATCATGTAGAAGTGGGTGAAGGAGATGGCGGTTATAGTGAATTTTATAGTACTGTAGGTACGATTGTAATGGGTCGCATGACGTATGATGAAGTTCTCATACTGGCAGATGTATTTCCTTATGCGGACAAGCCATGCTACGTCCTTTCCAGATCGAAGCAAGCTTCTACTGCACATGTTACATTTACTGATGAATCAATTAACACGCTTATACCAAGATTAAAAGGTGACTCTAAGGGCGATATTTGGCTAGTAGGGGGAGGTCAGCTTGCTGCTGCCTTTTTGCAAGAGGGGCTGTTAGACGAACTGCACATCGCAATTATTCCAACCATACTCGGAGAAGGTATTCCGTTGTTCCAAGCAGGAGTTGCACCTACTAATCTTCATTTGATGAAAGTGGATAAGTTCGAACAAATGGTTTCACTCATATACAAAGTAAATAACAATTGA
- a CDS encoding YafY family transcriptional regulator → MNNRILTMMRLLDSRKKFTARELADRFNVSIRTIQRDLDHLQKMGFPLYAEVGANGGYRVLPNRILPPLQLTKHEAFGMFMMIEYLENVSDFPYGSIRTQLADQHFTSLPQEVQDEIVRMRQHIAFVQHHGMHPEPLTTFILSAAVEKREVEFSYASRSGTKKVQAYPLGVYYEHGYWYMPAQKGDSVLLYRVDRMGQLEILQHSEKSVPTLNDWLHSKDSRQSVEVIIQFTEFGARLAQSDTLFKSIMNNRYCGQIPLEEFPFVARKLLAYGPDAKVISPPQLRDIVMEQLESSLRQYE, encoded by the coding sequence TTGAATAATAGAATTTTAACCATGATGAGATTATTGGATTCACGAAAAAAATTTACTGCCCGTGAGCTTGCAGATCGGTTTAATGTCTCGATTCGTACCATTCAGCGTGATCTAGATCATTTACAGAAAATGGGCTTTCCGCTCTATGCAGAAGTTGGTGCAAATGGTGGTTATCGTGTGCTGCCGAACAGAATTTTGCCGCCGCTTCAGCTTACAAAGCATGAGGCGTTTGGGATGTTTATGATGATTGAGTATTTGGAGAACGTGTCGGACTTTCCGTACGGCTCTATACGTACCCAATTAGCAGATCAACATTTTACAAGCTTACCCCAAGAAGTACAGGACGAGATTGTGCGAATGAGGCAACATATTGCCTTTGTTCAACATCATGGGATGCATCCAGAGCCATTGACTACTTTTATATTAAGTGCGGCAGTGGAAAAGCGTGAAGTTGAGTTCAGTTATGCCTCTCGTAGTGGCACTAAGAAAGTACAAGCTTATCCGCTCGGTGTCTACTACGAGCATGGGTATTGGTATATGCCTGCCCAAAAAGGGGATAGCGTGTTGCTGTATCGGGTTGATCGGATGGGGCAATTGGAAATTCTTCAACATAGTGAGAAATCGGTCCCCACGCTGAATGATTGGCTTCATTCGAAGGATAGTAGGCAAAGTGTCGAAGTCATTATTCAATTTACTGAGTTTGGAGCAAGACTCGCACAATCGGATACGTTATTCAAATCTATTATGAACAACCGATATTGTGGTCAAATTCCGCTTGAGGAATTTCCATTTGTAGCAAGGAAACTACTTGCATATGGACCAGATGCCAAAGTTATTAGCCCGCCACAATTGAGGGATATAGTAATGGAGCAGCTTGAAAGTAGCTTAAGGCAATATGAGTAA
- a CDS encoding alanine:cation symporter family protein, translated as MQQVLDNIINVTNDFLWSKILIILLIACGLYFTIRSRFVQFGMFKEMFVVLKGSNEKSPNNISSFQAFCISMAARVGTGNITGIAIAIAIGGPGAIFWMWVIAIIGAASSFVESTLAQVYKIKDKTGFRGGPAYYMEQGLNKRWMGAIFAVLITLSFGLVFNAVQSNTITVAFENSFGTNRVILGLVMAVAFGIVIFGGIKRIARMSEYIVVVMAVIYVGAAFCIVLLNIEKMPEVIALIVKNAFGFDQAVGGTFGAVILQGVKRGLFSNEAGMGSAPNAAATATTSHPVKQGLMQALGVLVDTLLICSSTAFIILLSDAYKQPGLDGILLTQAALSDHIGSWASGALAIMVFLFAFSTLIGNYYYGETNIEFLNSKKSVLRLYRYSVLAMVVFGAVAKVQLVWNLADLFMGLMVIVNLIAIFLLSKVAFAALHDYKQQKRAGKDPVFYKDSIKGVENVECWDNSPEVKSK; from the coding sequence ATGCAACAAGTTTTAGATAATATAATTAACGTCACAAACGATTTTTTATGGTCAAAGATTTTGATCATCCTACTTATCGCTTGTGGACTTTATTTCACAATTAGATCGAGATTCGTACAATTTGGCATGTTCAAAGAGATGTTTGTCGTTCTGAAAGGTTCTAATGAAAAGTCACCTAATAACATTTCATCGTTTCAAGCATTTTGTATTAGTATGGCGGCAAGAGTTGGAACTGGTAATATAACGGGTATTGCGATTGCCATTGCCATTGGTGGACCAGGGGCTATTTTCTGGATGTGGGTTATAGCGATTATTGGTGCAGCATCTAGCTTTGTCGAGAGTACATTAGCGCAAGTATATAAAATCAAGGATAAGACAGGATTCCGTGGCGGTCCTGCATACTATATGGAACAGGGTTTAAACAAACGTTGGATGGGAGCAATATTTGCGGTACTCATTACGTTGTCTTTCGGTCTTGTATTTAACGCTGTACAGTCCAATACGATAACGGTTGCTTTTGAAAATTCGTTCGGCACTAATCGTGTCATTCTTGGCTTAGTCATGGCTGTTGCCTTTGGTATCGTTATTTTTGGTGGTATAAAACGTATTGCTAGAATGTCTGAATATATTGTTGTCGTTATGGCTGTTATCTATGTAGGAGCAGCATTTTGTATTGTATTACTTAATATTGAAAAAATGCCCGAAGTGATAGCGCTTATTGTGAAAAATGCTTTTGGATTTGATCAAGCGGTTGGTGGAACTTTTGGTGCCGTTATTTTGCAAGGTGTAAAACGAGGACTGTTCTCGAATGAAGCAGGGATGGGTAGCGCGCCGAATGCGGCTGCAACAGCTACAACAAGTCATCCCGTTAAGCAAGGACTTATGCAAGCGCTTGGCGTACTGGTGGATACTTTACTAATATGTTCGAGTACTGCTTTTATTATATTACTGTCCGATGCATACAAGCAGCCTGGACTGGACGGTATATTACTTACACAAGCTGCTTTAAGCGATCATATCGGGTCATGGGCATCAGGAGCATTGGCTATTATGGTTTTCTTATTCGCTTTCAGTACGCTAATCGGAAATTACTATTATGGTGAAACAAATATTGAATTTTTAAACTCCAAGAAGTCAGTGTTGAGGTTATATCGCTATAGTGTGTTAGCAATGGTAGTGTTTGGTGCTGTTGCCAAGGTACAATTGGTATGGAATTTGGCTGATTTGTTCATGGGTTTAATGGTCATCGTGAATTTGATCGCGATTTTTCTGTTATCAAAAGTAGCCTTTGCAGCGTTGCATGATTACAAGCAACAGAAACGAGCGGGTAAAGATCCTGTTTTCTATAAAGATAGCATTAAAGGCGTGGAAAACGTTGAATGTTGGGACAACTCGCCAGAAGTGAAGAGTAAGTAA